A genomic segment from Streptomyces sp. NBC_00459 encodes:
- a CDS encoding type Z 30S ribosomal protein S14: MAKKALIAKAARKPKFGVRGYTRCQRCGRPHSVYRKFGLCRVCLREMAHRGELPGVTKSSW, from the coding sequence ATGGCGAAGAAGGCTCTGATTGCCAAGGCTGCTCGTAAGCCCAAGTTCGGTGTACGTGGCTACACGCGCTGCCAGCGCTGTGGCCGTCCGCACTCCGTGTACCGCAAGTTCGGCCTGTGCCGCGTGTGCCTTCGTGAGATGGCTCACCGTGGCGAGCTGCCGGGCGTGACCAAGAGCTCCTGGTAA
- the rplE gene encoding 50S ribosomal protein L5 — MTTTTTPRLKTKYREDIAGKLREEFSYENVMQIPGLVKIVVNMGVGDAARDSKLIEGAIRDLTTITGQKPAVTKARKSIAQFKLREGQPIGAHVTLRGDRMWEFLDRTLSLALPRIRDFRGLSPKQFDGRGNYTFGLTEQVMFHEIDQDKIDRTRGMDITVVTTATNDAEGRALLRHLGFPFKEA, encoded by the coding sequence ATGACTACCACCACGACTCCGCGTCTCAAGACGAAGTACCGCGAGGACATCGCGGGCAAGCTGCGTGAGGAGTTCTCCTACGAGAACGTCATGCAGATCCCCGGCCTCGTCAAGATCGTGGTCAACATGGGTGTGGGCGATGCCGCCCGCGACTCCAAGCTGATCGAGGGCGCCATCCGCGACCTCACCACGATCACCGGTCAGAAGCCGGCCGTCACCAAGGCCCGCAAGTCCATCGCGCAGTTCAAGCTGCGTGAGGGTCAGCCGATCGGTGCCCACGTCACGCTTCGTGGCGACCGCATGTGGGAGTTCCTGGACCGCACCCTGTCGCTCGCGCTTCCGCGCATCCGCGACTTCCGTGGTCTGTCTCCCAAGCAGTTCGACGGCCGTGGCAACTACACCTTCGGTCTCACCGAGCAGGTCATGTTCCACGAGATCGACCAGGACAAGATCGACCGCACCCGGGGTATGGACATCACCGTGGTGACCACGGCGACCAACGACGCTGAGGGCCGCGCGCTCCTCCGTCACCTCGGCTTCCCCTTCAAGGAGGCGTAA
- the rplX gene encoding 50S ribosomal protein L24, which translates to MKIKKGDLVQVITGKDKGKQGKVIAAFPREDRVLVEGVNRVKKHTKAGPTAKGSQAGGIVTTEAPVHVSNVQLVVEKDGNKVVTRVGYRFDDEGNKIRVAKRTGEDI; encoded by the coding sequence ATGAAGATCAAGAAGGGCGACCTGGTTCAGGTCATCACCGGTAAGGACAAGGGCAAGCAGGGCAAGGTCATCGCGGCCTTCCCCCGTGAGGACCGCGTCCTGGTCGAGGGTGTCAACCGGGTCAAGAAGCACACCAAGGCCGGCCCGACCGCAAAGGGTTCGCAGGCCGGCGGCATCGTCACGACCGAGGCGCCCGTCCACGTCTCCAACGTCCAGCTGGTCGTTGAGAAGGACGGCAACAAGGTTGTCACGCGTGTCGGTTACCGCTTCGACGACGAGGGCAACAAGATCCGCGTTGCCAAGCGGACGGGTGAGGACATCTGA
- the rplN gene encoding 50S ribosomal protein L14, producing the protein MIQQESRLRVADNTGAKEILCIRVLGGSGRRYAGIGDVIVATVKDAIPGGNVKKGDVIKAVIVRTVKERRRPDGSYIRFDENAAVVLKNDGDPRGTRIFGPVGRELREKKFMKIISLAPEVL; encoded by the coding sequence GTGATCCAGCAGGAGTCGCGACTGCGTGTCGCCGACAACACTGGTGCGAAGGAAATCCTTTGCATCCGTGTCCTCGGTGGCTCCGGTCGCCGCTACGCGGGCATCGGCGACGTCATCGTCGCCACCGTCAAGGACGCGATCCCCGGTGGCAACGTGAAGAAGGGTGACGTCATCAAGGCCGTCATCGTTCGCACCGTCAAGGAGCGCCGCCGTCCGGACGGCTCGTACATCCGTTTTGACGAGAACGCCGCTGTTGTTCTGAAGAACGACGGCGACCCTCGTGGCACCCGTATCTTCGGCCCGGTGGGCCGGGAGCTGCGCGAGAAGAAGTTCATGAAGATCATCTCGCTCGCGCCGGAGGTGCTGTAA
- the rpsQ gene encoding 30S ribosomal protein S17 yields MSESNVTEQSTTEARGFRKTREGLVVSDKMDKTVVVAVEDRVKHALYGKVIRRTNKLKAHDEQNAAGVGDRVLIMETRPLSASKRWRIVEILEKAK; encoded by the coding sequence ATGAGCGAGAGCAACGTGACTGAGCAGAGCACCACTGAGGCCCGTGGCTTCCGCAAGACCCGTGAGGGTCTCGTCGTCAGCGACAAGATGGACAAGACCGTCGTCGTCGCTGTCGAGGACCGCGTGAAGCACGCGCTGTACGGCAAGGTCATCCGCCGTACCAACAAGCTCAAGGCCCACGACGAGCAGAACGCTGCCGGCGTCGGCGACCGTGTCCTCATCATGGAGACCCGGCCGCTGTCCGCCTCGAAGCGGTGGCGCATCGTCGAGATCCTCGAGAAGGCCAAGTAA
- the rpmC gene encoding 50S ribosomal protein L29: MSAGTKASELRELGDEELLNKLREAKEELFNLRFQAATGQLENHGRLKAVRKDIARIYTLMRERELGIETVESA; encoded by the coding sequence ATGTCGGCCGGTACCAAGGCGTCCGAGCTGCGCGAACTGGGTGACGAGGAGCTTCTCAACAAGCTCCGCGAAGCCAAGGAAGAGCTGTTCAACCTCCGCTTCCAGGCGGCGACCGGTCAGCTCGAGAACCACGGGCGGCTCAAGGCCGTCCGCAAGGACATCGCGCGGATCTACACCCTGATGCGTGAGCGCGAGCTGGGCATCGAAACGGTGGAGAGCGCCTGA
- the rplP gene encoding 50S ribosomal protein L16: protein MLIPRRVKHRKQHHPKRRGMAKGGTAVSFGEYGIQAVTPAYVTNRQIEAARIAMTRHIKRGGKVWINIYPDRPLTKKPAETRMGSGKGSPEWWIANVHPGRVMFELSYPNEKIAREALTRAAHKLPMKCRIVKREAGEA, encoded by the coding sequence ATGCTGATCCCCCGTAGGGTCAAGCACCGCAAGCAGCACCACCCGAAGCGCCGTGGCATGGCCAAGGGCGGTACGGCGGTCTCGTTCGGCGAGTACGGCATTCAGGCCGTCACGCCGGCATACGTGACCAACCGCCAGATCGAGGCGGCCCGTATCGCGATGACCCGCCACATCAAGCGTGGCGGCAAGGTCTGGATCAACATCTACCCGGACCGCCCGCTCACGAAGAAGCCTGCCGAGACCCGCATGGGTTCCGGTAAGGGTTCCCCCGAGTGGTGGATCGCGAACGTGCACCCGGGCCGGGTCATGTTCGAACTGTCCTACCCCAACGAGAAGATCGCCCGTGAGGCCCTCACTCGCGCAGCCCACAAGCTGCCGATGAAGTGCCGGATCGTCAAGCGCGAGGCAGGTGAAGCGTGA
- the rpsC gene encoding 30S ribosomal protein S3 → MGQKVNPHGFRLGITTDFKSRWYADKLYKDYVGEDVAIRRMMTSGMERAGISKVEIERTRDRVRVDIHTARPGIVIGRRGAEADRIRGDLEKLTKKQVQLNILEVKNPELDAQLVAQAVAEQLSSRVSFRRAMRKSMQSTMKAGAKGIKIQCGGRLGGAEMSRSEFYREGRVPLHTLRANVDYGFFEAKTTFGRIGVKVWIYKGDVKNIAEVRAENAAARAGNRPARGGAGGGSDRPARGGGRGGERGGRGRKPQQAPAAEAPKAEAPAAAAPAAESTGTEA, encoded by the coding sequence ATGGGCCAGAAGGTTAACCCGCATGGGTTCCGGCTCGGCATCACCACGGACTTCAAGTCCCGGTGGTACGCCGACAAGCTGTACAAGGACTACGTCGGTGAAGACGTCGCCATCCGTCGGATGATGACGTCCGGCATGGAGCGCGCCGGCATCTCGAAGGTTGAGATCGAGCGCACCCGTGACCGCGTCCGCGTCGACATCCACACCGCGCGTCCGGGCATCGTCATCGGCCGCCGTGGCGCCGAGGCCGACCGTATCCGCGGCGACCTGGAGAAGCTGACCAAGAAGCAGGTCCAGCTCAACATCCTCGAGGTCAAGAACCCCGAGCTCGACGCTCAGCTGGTCGCTCAGGCCGTCGCCGAGCAGCTGTCCTCGCGTGTCTCCTTCCGTCGGGCCATGCGTAAGAGCATGCAGTCGACGATGAAGGCCGGCGCCAAGGGCATCAAGATCCAGTGCGGTGGCCGTCTCGGCGGCGCCGAGATGTCCCGCTCGGAGTTCTACCGCGAGGGCCGTGTGCCCCTGCACACGCTCCGCGCGAACGTGGACTACGGCTTCTTCGAGGCCAAGACGACCTTCGGCCGTATCGGTGTGAAGGTCTGGATCTACAAGGGCGACGTCAAGAACATCGCCGAGGTCCGCGCCGAGAACGCTGCTGCCCGTGCGGGTAACCGCCCGGCCCGCGGCGGTGCCGGTGGCGGCAGCGACCGTCCGGCCCGTGGTGGTGGCCGTGGTGGCGAGCGTGGCGGCCGCGGCCGCAAGCCGCAGCAGGCTCCCGCTGCCGAGGCCCCCAAGGCCGAGGCTCCGGCGGCTGCCGCTCCGGCTGCTGAAAGCACCGGAACGGAGGCCTGA
- the rplV gene encoding 50S ribosomal protein L22: MEARAQARYIRVTPMKARRVVDLIRGMDATEAQAVLRFAPQAASVPVGKVLDSAIANAAHNYDHTDAGSLVITEAYVDEGPTLKRFRPRAQGRAYRIRKRTSHITVVVSSKEGTR, from the coding sequence ATGGAAGCCAGGGCCCAGGCGCGGTACATCCGCGTTACGCCCATGAAGGCCCGCCGCGTGGTGGACCTTATCCGTGGCATGGATGCCACGGAGGCTCAGGCGGTCCTGCGTTTCGCCCCGCAGGCCGCGAGCGTGCCGGTCGGCAAGGTGCTTGACAGCGCCATCGCCAACGCCGCACACAACTACGACCACACCGACGCCGGCAGCCTCGTCATCACCGAGGCGTACGTCGACGAGGGTCCGACTCTGAAGCGGTTCCGTCCGCGTGCCCAGGGTCGCGCCTACCGGATCCGCAAGCGGACCAGCCACATCACCGTGGTCGTCAGCAGCAAGGAAGGAACCCGGTAA
- the rpsS gene encoding 30S ribosomal protein S19 — MPRSLKKGPFVDGHLIKKVDVQNEAGTKNVIKTWSRRSMIIPAMLGHTIAVHNGKTHIPVFVTESMVGHKLGEFSPTRTFRGHVKDDRKSKRR, encoded by the coding sequence ATGCCGCGCAGTCTCAAGAAGGGACCCTTCGTCGACGGACACCTCATCAAGAAGGTGGACGTACAGAACGAAGCCGGTACCAAGAACGTCATCAAGACCTGGTCCCGTCGCTCGATGATCATCCCGGCCATGCTCGGCCACACGATCGCGGTGCACAACGGCAAGACCCACATCCCGGTGTTTGTCACCGAGTCGATGGTCGGCCACAAGCTCGGCGAGTTCTCGCCGACGCGCACCTTCCGGGGTCACGTCAAGGACGACCGGAAGTCGAAGCGCCGCTAA
- the rplB gene encoding 50S ribosomal protein L2: protein MGIRKYKPTTPGRRGSSVADFVEVTRSTPEKSLVRPLHSKGGRNNSGRVTVRHQGGGHKRAYRVIDFRRHDKDGVPAKVAHIEYDPNRTARIALLHYADGEKRYILAPRNLSQGDRVENGPGADIKPGNNLALRNIPVGTTIHAIEIRPGGGAKFARSAGASVQLLAKEGTMAHLRMPSGEIRLVDQRCRATVGEVGNAEQSNINWGKAGRKRWLGVRPTVRGVAMNPVDHPHGGGEGKTSGGRHPVSPWGQKEGRTRSPKKASNKYIVRRRKTNKKR from the coding sequence ATGGGAATCCGCAAGTACAAGCCGACTACGCCGGGCCGCCGTGGCTCCAGCGTCGCCGACTTCGTCGAGGTCACGCGGTCCACGCCGGAGAAGTCGCTGGTTCGCCCCCTGCACAGCAAGGGCGGCCGTAACAATTCCGGTCGTGTGACCGTTCGCCACCAGGGTGGCGGACACAAGCGCGCCTACCGCGTCATCGACTTCCGTCGCCATGACAAGGACGGCGTGCCGGCGAAGGTCGCGCACATCGAGTACGACCCCAACCGCACCGCGCGCATCGCGCTGCTGCACTACGCGGACGGCGAGAAGCGCTACATCCTCGCCCCCCGCAACCTGTCGCAGGGTGACCGCGTCGAGAACGGTCCTGGGGCCGACATCAAGCCGGGCAACAACCTGGCGCTCCGCAACATCCCGGTCGGTACCACGATCCACGCGATCGAGATCCGTCCCGGTGGCGGCGCCAAGTTCGCCCGCTCCGCCGGTGCCTCGGTGCAGCTGCTGGCGAAGGAGGGCACGATGGCCCACCTTCGTATGCCCTCCGGTGAGATCCGCCTGGTCGACCAGCGCTGCCGCGCCACGGTCGGCGAGGTCGGCAACGCCGAGCAGAGCAACATCAACTGGGGCAAGGCCGGCCGCAAGCGCTGGCTGGGCGTCCGCCCGACCGTCCGCGGTGTGGCGATGAACCCGGTTGACCACCCGCACGGTGGTGGTGAAGGCAAGACCTCCGGTGGTCGTCACCCGGTCTCGCCGTGGGGTCAGAAGGAGGGTCGTACTCGTTCGCCGAAGAAGGCTTCGAACAAGTACATCGTCCGCCGCCGCAAGACGAACAAGAAGCGCTAG
- the rplW gene encoding 50S ribosomal protein L23, protein MAIRHPAIASKAAKAAKAARVAKAKRHEAEGKNTVVTPVSKSYTDPRDVLLKPVVSEKSYALIDENKYTFIVAPGTNKTQIKQAVQAVFSVKVTGVNTINRIGKRKRTKSGFGKRADTKRAIVTLAEGDRIDIFGGPAA, encoded by the coding sequence ATGGCGATCCGTCACCCCGCCATTGCCTCCAAGGCGGCCAAGGCCGCCAAGGCCGCGCGCGTCGCCAAGGCGAAGCGTCACGAGGCCGAGGGCAAGAACACCGTCGTCACGCCGGTCAGCAAGTCGTACACGGACCCCCGTGACGTCCTGCTGAAGCCGGTCGTGTCCGAGAAGAGCTACGCGCTCATCGACGAGAACAAGTACACGTTCATCGTCGCTCCCGGCACCAACAAGACCCAGATCAAGCAGGCCGTCCAGGCGGTCTTCTCGGTCAAGGTCACCGGGGTCAACACGATCAACCGCATCGGCAAGCGCAAGCGCACCAAGAGCGGTTTCGGTAAGCGCGCTGACACCAAGCGCGCGATCGTGACCCTCGCCGAGGGCGACCGTATCGACATCTTCGGCGGTCCGGCCGCGTAA
- the rplD gene encoding 50S ribosomal protein L4, whose amino-acid sequence MSTVDILSPAGEKTGSVELPAEIFDVEKISIPLLHQVVVAQLAAARQGTHKTKTRAEVRGGGRKPYRQKGTGRARQGSTRAPQFAGGGVVHGPTPRDYSQRTPKKMKAAALRHALTDRARNARIHVITGVIEGDTPSTKAAKSFLGKVSERKNVLLVIERSDEAGLLSARNLPQVHILDPGQLNTYDVLVSDDVVFTQAAFESFVSGPKATDTEGSEV is encoded by the coding sequence ATGAGCACTGTTGACATCCTTTCGCCCGCTGGCGAGAAGACCGGAAGCGTCGAGCTCCCCGCGGAGATCTTCGACGTAGAGAAGATCAGCATCCCGCTGCTTCACCAGGTCGTCGTCGCACAGCTGGCCGCTGCCCGTCAGGGCACGCACAAGACCAAGACCCGCGCCGAGGTCCGTGGTGGCGGTAGGAAGCCCTACCGTCAGAAGGGCACCGGCCGCGCCCGTCAGGGTTCGACCCGTGCGCCGCAGTTCGCCGGCGGTGGCGTCGTTCACGGCCCCACCCCGCGTGACTACTCGCAGCGGACCCCGAAGAAGATGAAGGCCGCGGCCCTGCGCCACGCCCTCACCGACCGGGCCCGCAACGCTCGTATCCACGTCATCACCGGCGTGATCGAGGGCGACACCCCCTCCACCAAGGCCGCGAAGAGCTTCCTCGGCAAGGTCAGCGAGCGCAAGAACGTGCTCCTGGTCATCGAGCGCTCCGACGAGGCCGGGCTGCTTTCCGCCCGCAACCTGCCCCAGGTGCACATCCTGGACCCGGGCCAGCTGAACACGTACGACGTTCTCGTCTCGGACGACGTGGTCTTCACCCAGGCCGCTTTCGAGTCCTTCGTGTCCGGCCCCAAGGCCACTGACACCGAAGGGAGCGAGGTCTGA
- the rplC gene encoding 50S ribosomal protein L3, which produces MAKQIKGILGEKLGMTQVWDENNRVVPVTVVKAGPNVVTQVRTNDSDGYESVQIAFGEIDPRKVNKPLKGHFAKADVTPRRHLVEIRTADASEYTLGQEITAETFEAGVKVDVTGNSKGKGFAGVMKRHNFKGLGAGHGVQRKHRSPGSIGGCATPGRVFKGVRMAGRMGNERVTTQNLTVHAVDAEKGLLLIKGAIPGPNGGLVLVRTAAKGA; this is translated from the coding sequence ATGGCTAAGCAGATCAAGGGCATCCTGGGCGAGAAGCTCGGCATGACGCAGGTGTGGGACGAGAACAACCGTGTTGTTCCCGTCACCGTCGTCAAGGCCGGTCCGAACGTCGTGACCCAGGTCCGTACGAATGACTCCGACGGCTACGAGTCGGTCCAGATCGCCTTCGGCGAGATCGACCCTCGCAAGGTGAACAAGCCCCTCAAGGGTCACTTCGCCAAGGCTGACGTCACCCCCCGCCGCCACCTCGTCGAGATCCGTACCGCTGACGCCAGCGAGTACACCCTCGGCCAGGAGATCACCGCCGAGACCTTCGAGGCCGGCGTCAAGGTGGATGTGACCGGCAACAGCAAGGGCAAGGGCTTCGCCGGTGTCATGAAGCGTCACAACTTCAAGGGCCTCGGCGCCGGCCACGGTGTCCAGCGCAAGCACCGCTCTCCCGGCTCGATCGGTGGCTGTGCCACCCCCGGCCGTGTGTTCAAGGGCGTCCGCATGGCGGGCCGCATGGGCAACGAGCGGGTCACCACCCAGAACCTGACCGTCCACGCCGTTGACGCGGAGAAGGGTCTGCTGCTCATCAAGGGCGCGATTCCTGGTCCGAACGGCGGCCTCGTCCTGGTCCGCACCGCGGCCAAGGGGGCCTGA
- the rpsJ gene encoding 30S ribosomal protein S10: MAGQKIRIRLKAYDHEVIDSSAKKIVETVTRTGASVAGPVPLPTEKNVYCVIKSPHKYKDSREHFEMRTHKRLIDILDPTPKTVDSLMRLDLPAGVDIEIKL; this comes from the coding sequence ATGGCGGGACAGAAGATCCGCATCCGGCTCAAGGCCTACGACCACGAGGTCATCGATTCCTCGGCGAAGAAGATCGTCGAGACGGTGACGCGAACTGGTGCGTCGGTCGCGGGCCCGGTGCCGCTGCCCACTGAGAAGAACGTGTACTGCGTCATCAAGTCGCCGCACAAGTACAAGGACTCTCGCGAGCACTTCGAGATGCGCACGCACAAGCGCCTGATCGACATTCTCGACCCGACGCCCAAGACCGTTGACTCTTTGATGCGACTCGACCTCCCGGCCGGTGTCGACATCGAGATCAAGCTCTAG
- a CDS encoding endo-1,4-beta-xylanase, whose product MNVFRMPVSAAVLGSMLVIAGVGAQPASAHPHPVPLRALAAGTGVRIGTAVDMAALADDTTYRRTTAREFDSVTAENVMKWESVEPSRGTYDWQPADDLVRFARAHGQAVRGHTLVWHNQLPGWLTTGVADGSIGATELRGILRDHITKQVKRYKGRIYQWDVVNEVFEEDGSPRNSIWLQQLGPSYIEDAFRWAHAADPKAKLFLNDYNVEGINAKSTAYYDLAKRLRSEGVPVQGFGIQGHLAIQYGFPGQVAENLARFEKLGMQTAFTEVDVRMILPVDETKLATQATYFRGLLDACVQARRCTSFTVWGFSDKYSWVPGVFGGQGAATLMDEEFGRKPAFTAVGEGLRAGD is encoded by the coding sequence ATGAACGTCTTCCGCATGCCCGTTTCGGCGGCGGTACTGGGCTCGATGCTGGTGATCGCGGGTGTGGGTGCGCAGCCCGCGTCGGCGCACCCACACCCCGTCCCGCTGAGGGCGCTGGCGGCCGGTACCGGCGTACGTATCGGCACCGCTGTTGACATGGCGGCGCTGGCCGACGACACGACGTACCGCAGGACCACTGCACGGGAGTTCGACTCGGTGACCGCCGAGAACGTCATGAAGTGGGAGTCGGTGGAGCCGAGCCGGGGGACGTACGACTGGCAGCCGGCGGACGACCTGGTGCGCTTCGCACGGGCGCACGGGCAGGCGGTGCGAGGGCACACGCTGGTGTGGCACAACCAGTTGCCGGGGTGGCTGACGACGGGGGTGGCGGACGGCTCGATAGGAGCGACCGAGCTGCGGGGCATTCTCCGGGACCACATCACCAAGCAGGTGAAGCGGTACAAGGGCAGGATCTACCAGTGGGACGTGGTGAACGAGGTCTTCGAGGAGGACGGTTCACCGCGGAACTCGATCTGGTTGCAGCAGTTGGGGCCCTCGTACATCGAGGACGCCTTCCGCTGGGCCCACGCGGCCGACCCGAAGGCCAAGCTGTTCCTGAACGACTACAACGTCGAGGGGATCAACGCGAAGTCGACCGCCTACTACGACTTGGCGAAGCGGCTGCGGTCGGAAGGGGTCCCGGTACAGGGCTTCGGCATCCAGGGGCACCTGGCCATCCAGTACGGCTTCCCGGGCCAGGTCGCCGAGAACCTCGCCCGCTTCGAGAAGCTGGGCATGCAGACGGCGTTCACCGAGGTCGACGTACGGATGATCCTCCCGGTGGACGAGACGAAACTGGCGACGCAGGCGACGTACTTCCGCGGGCTGCTGGACGCCTGTGTCCAGGCGCGCCGGTGCACCTCCTTCACCGTGTGGGGCTTCAGCGACAAGTACTCGTGGGTGCCGGGTGTCTTCGGCGGACAGGGGGCGGCGACGCTGATGGACGAGGAGTTCGGGCGGAAGCCGGCGTTCACGGCGGTGGGGGAGGGGCTGAGGGCGGGGGACTGA